A window from Temnothorax longispinosus isolate EJ_2023e chromosome 1, Tlon_JGU_v1, whole genome shotgun sequence encodes these proteins:
- the LOC139822635 gene encoding retinol dehydrogenase 11, with protein MVSSWCYFILPVVLLIGLLRKCRERTWGRCRSTGNLQGRVFLVTGANSGIGKETAKELAKRKATVVMACRDVQSAKNAITEIRSKIPTGELIPMELDLSSFSSIRDFANEALKKFPQIHVLINNAGVYAPLKDHALTKDGFEIHFGVNHLGHFLLTHLLLDRLKESAPSRIVVVTSKLLESGVIDFSNLNGEKGLPVKSRMNPGYCNSKLANAYFAAELAKRTENTGINVYMVCPGFTYTGLFRNVKRSWFHYIIFSPVALMFLRTPNQGAQTVLHCATESSLSEESGHLYRDCKLYVSKKDLDPEVALRLWDVSAKLTGTKEIMK; from the exons ATGGTATCTTCGTGGTGTTACTTCATACTCCCGGTGGTCCTGCTCATCGGCCTGCTACGCAAATGTCGAGAGCGCACCTGGGGAAGATGCAGGAGCACCGGCAATCTGCAGGGCCGGGTGTTCCTCGTGACCGGCGCCAACTCCGGCATCGGCAAGGAGACGGCGAAGGAGCTGGCCAAGCGGAAAGCCACGGTCGTCATGGCCTGCAGGGATGTGCAAAGCGCAAAGAATGCCATAACGGAGATACGCAGCAAGATACCTACTGGCGAACTA ATTCCCATGGAATTGGATCTTTCGTCTTTCTCATCGATCAGAGATTTTGCCAACGAGGCGCTAAAGAAATTCCCTCAAATTCATGTGCTGATCAACAACGCCGGGGTATACGCGCCGCTCAAAGATCACGCGTTGACGAAAGACGGATTCGAGATTCATTTTGGAGTGAATCACTTGGGCCACTTTCTGCTCACCCATTTGCTTCTGGATCGCCTGAAGGAAAGCGCTCCCAGCAG AATAGTGGTGGTGACGTCCAAGCTTCTGGAATCTGGAGTAATAGACTTTTCAAACTTGAACGGCGAGAAAGGATTGCCGGTGAAGAGCAGGATGAACCCTGGCTATTGCAATTCGAAACTCGCGAACGCGTACTTTGCCGCCGAGCTTGCGAAACGGACGGAAAATACCGGTATCAATGTTTACATGGTGTGTCCCGGATTTACCTATACCGGTCTGTTCAGGAACGTGAAAAGAAGCTGGTTTCACTATATCATTTTCTCGCCTGTGGCTCTTATGTTTCTGCGCACTCCAAATCAG GGTGCGCAAACAGTATTGCATTGTGCGACAGAATCGTCGTTGTCCGAGGAAAGCGGACATTTGTATCGCGACTGTAAGCTCTATGTCTCTAAAAAGGATCTGGACCCGGAGGTAGCGCTCCGTTTGTGGGACGTAAGCGCGAAATTGACTGGCACAAAGGAGATTATGAAATAA